In one Pseudomonas sp. R84 genomic region, the following are encoded:
- a CDS encoding DUF6124 family protein gives MKDKIVPDPPLESTSPLEDAIRADDQIKTREAIKRALDFYLSPEPIKPRQPSTMFLIQPNIDTESLLAHACESLASANTLIGNFADQLGRPERNTALAIQQIIMLAELAVNRALDRVDPQT, from the coding sequence ATGAAAGATAAAATTGTCCCCGATCCACCACTCGAATCCACATCCCCACTCGAAGACGCCATCCGCGCCGACGACCAGATCAAAACCCGCGAAGCCATCAAACGCGCCCTGGATTTCTACCTCAGCCCCGAACCTATCAAGCCTCGCCAACCCAGCACGATGTTCCTGATCCAGCCAAACATCGACACCGAAAGCCTGCTGGCGCATGCCTGTGAATCACTGGCGTCGGCGAACACCCTTATCGGTAACTTTGCCGATCAGTTGGGCCGGCCCGAGCGTAATACGGCGTTGGCGATTCAGCAGATCATTATGCTGGCCGAGTTGGCGGTGAATCGGGCGCTGGATCGGGTTGATCCGCAGACCTGA
- a CDS encoding response regulator transcription factor — protein sequence MSDEIQVEGEELPHLLLVDDDATFTRVMARAMARRGFRVSTAGSAEEGLTIAQADLPDYAALDLKMDGDSGLVLLPKLLELDPEMRVVILTGYSSIATAVEAIKRGACNYLCKPADADDVLAALLSEHADLDSLVPENPMSVDRLQWEHIQRVLTEHEGNISATARALGMHRRTLQRKLQKRPVRR from the coding sequence ATGAGTGACGAAATCCAAGTCGAAGGCGAAGAACTGCCGCATTTGCTGCTGGTCGACGACGACGCAACGTTTACCCGAGTGATGGCCCGCGCGATGGCTCGTCGTGGCTTTCGCGTCAGTACTGCCGGCTCGGCCGAAGAAGGCCTGACCATTGCCCAGGCCGATCTGCCTGATTACGCTGCGCTCGACCTGAAAATGGACGGCGACTCCGGTCTGGTGCTGCTGCCCAAGCTGCTGGAGCTGGACCCGGAAATGCGCGTGGTGATCCTTACCGGTTATTCGAGCATTGCCACCGCGGTCGAAGCGATCAAGCGCGGCGCCTGCAATTACCTGTGCAAACCGGCCGATGCCGACGACGTGCTGGCCGCGTTGTTGTCCGAGCACGCCGACCTCGACAGTCTGGTGCCGGAAAACCCGATGTCGGTTGACCGCTTGCAGTGGGAGCACATCCAGCGCGTGCTCACCGAGCACGAAGGCAACATCTCCGCCACTGCCCGCGCTCTGGGCATGCACCGCCGTACCCTGCAGCGCAAACTGCAGAAGCGCCCGGTTCGTCGCTGA
- a CDS encoding ATP-binding protein produces the protein MLAPVQLTSATRQNLWRLTFIRTLVLAAQAGSVGLAYWLQLLPLPWVQLAMTLGCSTLLCVFTAVRLRTSWPVTELEYALQLACDLVIHSALLYFSGGSTNPFVSYYLVPLTIAAVTLPWRYSVILSGIALALYTVMLTRFYPLETLPVARENLQIYGMWLSFALAAAVITFFAARMAEELRRQEELRAIRREEGLRDQQLLAVATQAAGAAHELGTPLATMSVLLKEMQQDHPDPMLQDDLKVLQDQVKLCKETLQQLVRAAEANRRLAVEMQDVTDWLDEALNRWHLMRPEASYRFHRLGQGTVPRMAPPPDLTQALLNLLNNAADACPENLKVTLDWDLENLTISIRDHGAGVPLAIAEQIGKPFFTTKGKGFGLGLFLSKASVTRAGGSVKLYSHEEGGTLTELRLPHGARGDQHE, from the coding sequence ATGCTCGCCCCCGTACAACTGACTTCCGCCACTCGCCAGAACCTCTGGCGGCTGACTTTCATCCGCACCCTGGTGCTCGCCGCGCAGGCTGGCTCCGTAGGCCTGGCCTACTGGCTGCAATTGTTGCCGTTGCCGTGGGTGCAACTGGCGATGACCCTCGGCTGCTCGACGCTGCTTTGCGTGTTCACCGCCGTGCGTCTGCGTACTTCGTGGCCGGTCACCGAGCTTGAATATGCGCTGCAACTGGCCTGTGATCTGGTGATCCACAGTGCGCTGCTGTACTTCTCCGGTGGTTCGACCAACCCCTTTGTTTCCTATTATCTGGTGCCGCTGACCATCGCTGCGGTGACGCTGCCATGGCGCTATTCGGTGATTCTCTCCGGCATCGCGCTGGCGCTGTACACCGTGATGCTGACGCGTTTCTATCCGCTGGAAACCCTGCCAGTGGCCCGCGAGAACTTGCAGATCTACGGCATGTGGCTGAGCTTTGCACTGGCAGCGGCGGTGATCACCTTCTTCGCCGCGCGCATGGCTGAAGAGCTGCGCCGTCAGGAAGAATTGCGTGCGATCCGCCGTGAAGAAGGCCTGCGCGATCAGCAATTGCTCGCCGTCGCCACCCAGGCCGCTGGCGCCGCCCATGAACTTGGCACACCGCTGGCGACCATGAGCGTGTTGCTCAAGGAGATGCAGCAGGATCATCCCGACCCCATGCTGCAGGATGATCTGAAGGTGCTGCAGGATCAGGTCAAACTCTGCAAGGAAACCTTGCAACAACTGGTGCGTGCCGCCGAAGCCAATCGTCGCTTGGCCGTCGAGATGCAGGACGTCACCGACTGGCTCGACGAAGCGCTGAACCGCTGGCACCTGATGCGTCCGGAGGCCAGTTATCGCTTCCACCGCCTCGGCCAGGGCACCGTGCCGCGCATGGCGCCGCCGCCGGATCTGACTCAGGCGCTGTTGAATCTGCTCAACAACGCCGCCGATGCCTGCCCGGAAAATCTCAAAGTGACTCTGGACTGGGACCTCGAGAACCTGACCATCAGCATTCGTGACCACGGCGCCGGTGTGCCGCTGGCCATCGCCGAACAGATCGGCAAACCGTTTTTTACCACCAAGGGCAAAGGTTTCGGCCTGGGCCTGTTTTTGAGCAAGGCCAGCGTGACACGCGCCGGCGGCTCAGTGAAACTCTATAGTCATGAGGAAGGCGGCACGCTCACCGAGCTGCGCCTGCCCCACGGCGCCCGAGGAGACCAACATGAGTGA
- a CDS encoding ABC transporter ATP-binding protein/permease: MNQNAEYSAVNDAVRGQFFRKVWAIITPYWRSEEKGKAWTLLIAVIALSLLSVGISVWFNTWYKDFYNALQKKDEAAFWRLILYFCGIAAVAIIGAVYRLYLTQMLTIRWRAWLTEKHFSRWLADKNYYQLEQGGYTDNPDQRISEDLNNFTSNTLELGIGLLRNIVSLVSFSIILWGVSGSIEIYGVTIPGYMFWCVLVYAVVGSWLTHLIGRRLIGLNNQQQRFEADLRFSMVRIRENAESIALYNGEPNENRRLSARFGNVWHNFWDIMKVSKRLTFFTAGYSQAAIIFPFIVASPRYLAGKIELGELMQISSAFGNVQESFSWFISAYQSLAAWRATCDRLLSFRQAMTDNEQRVPAIDVQNQGSELKVHKLGLDLADGRHLLTSADMTVEPGERVMLSGRSGSGKSTLLRAMGHLWPAGHGNIRLPAARYLFLPQKPYLPIGTLREALSYPQPGDTYAPERYAQVLETCRLPHLVARLDEANHWQRMLSPGEQQRLAFARALLYAPQWLYMDEATSAMDEEDEATLYQALIDQLPGLSIVSVGHRSSLKRFHPRHVRIDSGHLVEQTVTA, from the coding sequence ATGAATCAGAACGCTGAATATTCCGCGGTCAACGATGCTGTGCGCGGGCAGTTTTTTCGCAAGGTGTGGGCGATCATCACGCCGTACTGGCGCAGTGAAGAGAAGGGCAAGGCCTGGACGCTGCTGATTGCGGTGATCGCCCTGTCGTTGCTCAGTGTGGGCATCTCGGTGTGGTTCAACACCTGGTACAAGGATTTCTACAACGCCCTGCAAAAGAAGGACGAAGCGGCGTTCTGGCGCTTGATTCTGTATTTTTGCGGCATTGCGGCCGTGGCGATTATCGGTGCGGTGTACAGGCTCTATCTGACGCAGATGCTGACGATTCGCTGGCGGGCCTGGCTCACTGAAAAGCATTTCTCGCGTTGGCTTGCCGACAAGAATTACTACCAGTTGGAGCAGGGCGGTTACACCGATAACCCGGACCAGCGTATTTCCGAGGACCTCAACAACTTCACCTCCAACACCCTCGAACTGGGTATCGGCCTGCTGCGCAATATCGTCAGTCTGGTGTCGTTCTCGATCATTTTGTGGGGCGTGTCGGGTAGCATCGAAATCTATGGCGTCACCATTCCCGGCTACATGTTCTGGTGTGTGCTGGTGTATGCGGTGGTGGGCAGCTGGCTGACGCATTTGATTGGTCGTCGCTTGATCGGACTGAACAACCAACAACAACGTTTCGAAGCTGACCTGCGTTTTTCCATGGTGCGGATTCGCGAGAATGCCGAAAGCATCGCGTTGTACAACGGAGAGCCGAACGAAAATCGTCGTCTGAGCGCCCGCTTCGGCAATGTCTGGCACAACTTCTGGGACATCATGAAAGTGTCCAAGCGCCTGACGTTCTTCACCGCCGGTTACAGCCAGGCAGCGATCATCTTCCCGTTCATCGTGGCTTCGCCGCGTTACCTTGCCGGCAAGATCGAACTCGGCGAACTGATGCAGATCAGCTCGGCATTCGGCAACGTTCAAGAGAGTTTCAGCTGGTTTATCAGTGCTTATCAGAGCCTTGCTGCGTGGCGCGCTACCTGTGATCGTCTGCTGAGTTTCCGCCAGGCCATGACCGACAACGAGCAACGCGTGCCGGCCATCGATGTGCAGAATCAGGGCAGTGAATTGAAGGTGCACAAACTGGGGCTGGATCTGGCCGATGGCCGTCATCTGCTGACCAGCGCAGACATGACCGTCGAACCGGGTGAGCGGGTGATGCTCAGCGGGCGATCTGGCAGCGGCAAGTCGACCTTGCTGCGGGCGATGGGCCATTTGTGGCCTGCGGGCCACGGCAACATTCGTTTGCCGGCAGCGCGGTATCTGTTCTTGCCGCAAAAGCCGTATCTGCCGATCGGCACGCTGCGCGAGGCGTTGAGTTATCCACAACCGGGCGACACCTACGCGCCGGAACGTTATGCACAAGTGCTGGAAACCTGCCGTCTGCCGCATCTGGTCGCGCGGCTGGACGAGGCCAATCACTGGCAACGCATGCTCTCGCCGGGCGAGCAGCAACGTTTGGCCTTCGCCCGTGCGCTGCTTTACGCACCGCAGTGGCTGTACATGGATGAAGCGACGTCGGCGATGGATGAGGAAGATGAAGCGACGCTGTATCAGGCGCTGATTGACCAGTTGCCGGGGCTGAGCATTGTCAGTGTCGGCCATCGCAGCAGCTTGAAACGTTTCCATCCACGGCACGTGCGGATCGACAGCGGGCATTTGGTTGAGCAAACCGTGACTGCCTGA
- a CDS encoding SIMPL domain-containing protein (The SIMPL domain is named for its presence in mouse protein SIMPL (signalling molecule that associates with mouse pelle-like kinase). Bacterial member BP26, from Brucella, was shown to assemble into a channel-like structure, while YggE from E. coli has been associated with resistance to oxidative stress.) has translation MHTFRRSAALLALTVGSVASLPALAADELHYNQISLRAEVSTEVARDLMIVTLYTEEQNTDPAKLAADVSTTMNKALAQAKQVKDITLRQGSRNSYPIYDTKGQKITGWRERAELRLESADFAALSKLTGELLGDLKMGGMDFAIADPTRKSSEDQLLKEAVTAFKARAQLATDALGGKGYKIVNLNLNSNGYPQPYLRAPMMMKAAAMDSAPVTPEVEAGTSQVSMTADGSIEVLMQ, from the coding sequence ATGCACACATTTCGCCGCAGCGCCGCCCTTCTCGCCCTGACCGTCGGCAGCGTCGCCAGCCTTCCGGCCCTGGCCGCCGATGAGCTGCACTACAACCAGATTTCCCTGCGCGCCGAAGTCAGCACGGAAGTCGCCCGCGACCTGATGATCGTCACCCTCTACACCGAAGAGCAAAACACCGACCCGGCGAAACTCGCCGCAGACGTCAGCACCACCATGAACAAGGCCTTGGCCCAGGCCAAGCAAGTCAAAGACATCACTCTGCGCCAAGGCAGCCGCAACAGCTACCCGATCTACGACACCAAAGGCCAGAAGATCACCGGCTGGCGTGAACGCGCCGAACTGCGCCTGGAAAGCGCCGACTTCGCCGCCCTGTCCAAACTCACCGGCGAACTGCTGGGCGACCTGAAAATGGGCGGCATGGACTTCGCCATCGCCGACCCGACCCGCAAATCCAGTGAAGACCAGTTGCTCAAAGAAGCAGTGACCGCCTTCAAGGCCCGCGCCCAACTGGCCACCGACGCACTGGGCGGCAAGGGCTACAAAATCGTCAACCTGAACCTCAACAGCAACGGTTATCCGCAGCCGTACCTGCGCGCACCGATGATGATGAAAGCGGCGGCCATGGATTCCGCGCCGGTTACGCCGGAAGTTGAAGCGGGTACGAGCCAAGTCAGCATGACCGCTGATGGTTCGATTGAAGTGTTGATGCAGTGA
- a CDS encoding FadR/GntR family transcriptional regulator, with product MENLIDTPRLPRKRRSLAQELVTVLSEQIRDGLLKRGDKLPTESAIMEAHGVSRTVVREAISRLQAAGQVETRHGIGTFVLDTPSPSGFRIDPATVVTLRDVLAILELRISLEVESAGLAAQRRSPEQLATMRAALDALNESAAHASDAVASDFAFHLEIALSTGNRYFTDIMTHLGTSIIPRTRLNSARLAHDDQQHYMGRLSREHEEIYDAIARQDSDAARAAMRLHLTNSRERLRQAHEEAQAQG from the coding sequence ATGGAAAACCTGATCGACACCCCGCGTCTCCCACGCAAGCGCCGCAGCCTGGCCCAGGAACTGGTGACGGTGCTGAGCGAGCAGATCCGCGATGGCCTGCTCAAACGCGGTGACAAACTGCCTACCGAGTCGGCAATCATGGAAGCCCATGGCGTCAGCCGCACCGTGGTGCGCGAGGCGATTTCCCGTTTGCAGGCTGCTGGCCAGGTGGAAACCCGCCACGGCATCGGCACCTTCGTACTCGACACGCCGAGCCCGAGTGGTTTTCGTATCGACCCGGCCACTGTCGTCACCCTGCGTGATGTGCTGGCCATTCTCGAGTTACGTATCAGCCTCGAAGTGGAATCTGCCGGCCTTGCCGCGCAACGTCGCAGCCCCGAGCAACTGGCGACCATGCGCGCCGCGCTCGATGCGCTCAACGAAAGTGCAGCCCACGCCAGCGATGCTGTGGCGTCGGACTTTGCTTTTCACCTGGAAATCGCGCTGTCCACCGGCAACCGCTATTTCACCGACATCATGACCCACCTGGGCACCAGCATCATTCCGCGTACGCGGCTGAACTCGGCGCGGCTGGCCCATGATGATCAACAGCACTACATGGGGCGCCTGAGCCGTGAACACGAAGAAATCTACGACGCGATTGCCCGTCAGGATTCCGATGCGGCGCGTGCGGCGATGCGTCTGCACCTGACCAACAGCCGCGAAAGACTGCGCCAGGCACATGAAGAGGCGCAGGCGCAGGGGTGA